One genomic region from Burkholderia latens encodes:
- a CDS encoding acyl-CoA dehydrogenase family protein, which produces MDFGFTDEQQQFADALRRYLGEQYGFDARQAIVRSDAGVSDVQWSAFAELGLTALPVPDAHGGFGGGTVDMLVAMQELGRALVVEPYWATAVGIEALRVAGSGTGDDAALLEAVAQGQKRLAVAFHEPRARYDLYEIDTRAREDGGTHRLTGTKSIVQHGAQAHAWIVPARVDGGGIGLFVVERDAAGVKLADYRTIDGQRAATIELHETPARQLTGGARDAAALEQIADYATFLLCAEAVGALDELNRATVEYTKTREQFGVPIARFQALQHRMVDMLIHAEQARSLTYLAAVRYAGGDADARRKAVSAAKARVGAAARFVGQQAVQLHGGMGVTNEVAAAHLFKRLSIIEITLGDTDHHLARIAALPDFAQFDAA; this is translated from the coding sequence ATGGATTTCGGTTTTACCGATGAGCAGCAACAGTTCGCCGACGCGCTGCGCCGTTATCTCGGCGAGCAGTACGGTTTCGACGCGCGCCAGGCCATCGTGCGCAGCGACGCCGGCGTGTCGGACGTGCAATGGAGCGCATTCGCGGAGCTCGGCCTGACCGCGCTGCCGGTGCCCGATGCACACGGCGGCTTCGGCGGCGGCACCGTCGACATGCTGGTGGCGATGCAGGAGCTCGGCCGCGCACTCGTCGTCGAACCGTACTGGGCGACGGCGGTCGGCATCGAGGCGCTGAGGGTCGCCGGTTCCGGCACGGGGGACGATGCGGCTCTGCTGGAAGCGGTCGCTCAGGGGCAGAAGCGCCTGGCCGTGGCGTTCCACGAACCGCGGGCGCGCTATGACCTGTACGAAATCGATACGCGTGCGCGCGAGGACGGCGGCACACATCGGCTGACCGGCACGAAATCGATTGTCCAGCATGGTGCGCAGGCACATGCGTGGATCGTGCCCGCGCGCGTCGACGGCGGCGGCATCGGCCTGTTCGTCGTCGAGCGCGACGCCGCGGGCGTCAAACTCGCCGATTACCGGACGATCGACGGCCAGCGCGCCGCAACGATCGAGCTGCATGAAACGCCCGCACGGCAGTTGACCGGCGGCGCGCGCGATGCGGCTGCGCTCGAGCAGATTGCCGACTACGCGACCTTCCTGCTGTGCGCGGAAGCGGTCGGCGCGCTCGACGAGTTGAATCGTGCGACAGTCGAGTACACGAAGACGCGCGAGCAGTTCGGCGTACCGATCGCGCGCTTCCAGGCGCTGCAGCACCGGATGGTCGACATGCTGATTCACGCGGAGCAGGCGCGTTCGCTGACGTATCTCGCCGCGGTGCGTTACGCGGGCGGCGATGCCGACGCGCGGCGCAAGGCGGTGTCCGCCGCGAAGGCGCGCGTGGGAGCGGCCGCGCGATTCGTCGGCCAGCAGGCCGTGCAACTGCACGGCGGGATGGGCGTGACCAACGAGGTCGCGGCCGCGCACCTGTTCAAGCGGTTGTCGATCATCGAGATCACGCTTGGCGACACCGATCATCACCTTGCGCGCATCGCGGCCCTGCCGGATTTCGCGCAGTTCGACGCTGCATGA
- a CDS encoding DUF2818 family protein, with translation MSAAGWFIVLLALTGANVPFLNQRLFAVVPFGAAKKSAWIRIGELIVLYFVVGALGFWLESRAGNRFEQGWQFYAITFSLFVVFAFPGFTFQYLVKRR, from the coding sequence ATGTCGGCAGCCGGCTGGTTCATCGTGCTGTTGGCGCTCACGGGCGCCAACGTGCCGTTCCTGAACCAACGTCTCTTCGCCGTCGTGCCGTTCGGCGCGGCGAAGAAGAGCGCGTGGATCCGGATCGGCGAGCTGATCGTCCTGTATTTCGTGGTCGGCGCGCTGGGCTTCTGGCTCGAGTCGCGCGCCGGCAACCGCTTCGAACAAGGCTGGCAGTTTTACGCGATCACGTTCAGTCTTTTCGTCGTGTTCGCGTTTCCCGGCTTCACGTTCCAGTATCTCGTCAAACGACGCTGA
- a CDS encoding NUDIX domain-containing protein: MAELPNHDAALTETCLESEAIFEGSFLKLKRDTVRLPDGKQATREYVQHPGAVMVIPLFDDGRVLMESQYRYPIGKVMAEFPAGKLDPNEGALACAVRELREETGYTAREYVFLARIHPIISYSTEFIDLYLARGLTAGERKLDEGEFLETFTATLADLLEWVRTGQITDVKTIIGTMWLDKVLSGAWPLGPVERP; the protein is encoded by the coding sequence ATGGCCGAACTTCCCAATCACGACGCCGCACTGACCGAAACCTGCCTCGAAAGCGAGGCGATTTTCGAAGGCTCGTTCCTCAAGCTCAAGCGCGACACCGTTCGCCTGCCTGACGGCAAGCAGGCCACGCGCGAATACGTGCAGCATCCGGGCGCGGTGATGGTGATTCCGCTGTTCGACGACGGTCGCGTGCTGATGGAAAGCCAGTATCGGTATCCGATCGGCAAGGTGATGGCCGAATTCCCGGCCGGCAAGCTCGATCCGAACGAAGGTGCGCTCGCGTGCGCGGTGCGCGAGCTGCGCGAGGAAACCGGCTATACGGCGCGTGAATACGTGTTCCTGGCCCGGATTCACCCGATCATTTCCTATTCGACCGAATTCATCGATCTCTATCTCGCACGCGGGCTGACGGCCGGTGAACGCAAGCTCGACGAAGGCGAATTCCTCGAAACCTTCACCGCGACGCTGGCCGACCTGCTCGAATGGGTGCGCACGGGCCAGATCACCGACGTGAAGACCATCATCGGCACGATGTGGCTCGACAAGGTGCTGTCCGGCGCGTGGCCGCTGGGTCCGGTCGAGCGGCCCTGA
- a CDS encoding DUF1178 family protein — translation MKVLDLQCPHGHRFEGWFASADEFEAQLSRKLVECPVCGTTQINRMPSAPRLNLSGGTQAQPADPRALQAHVMRALREVLEKTENVGERFAEEARRIHYNEAPARSIRGVTTPEDAQSLVEEGIDVMPLPIPAALKEPLQ, via the coding sequence ATGAAGGTCCTCGATTTACAGTGCCCGCACGGTCATCGGTTCGAAGGCTGGTTCGCTTCCGCCGATGAGTTCGAAGCGCAGTTGTCCCGCAAGCTGGTCGAATGCCCGGTATGCGGAACGACGCAGATCAACCGGATGCCGTCGGCTCCGCGCCTGAACCTGTCGGGTGGGACGCAGGCGCAGCCGGCCGATCCGCGCGCGTTGCAGGCGCACGTGATGCGGGCACTGCGAGAGGTGCTGGAGAAAACCGAGAACGTGGGCGAGCGCTTCGCCGAGGAAGCGCGGCGCATCCATTACAACGAGGCGCCGGCACGGAGCATTCGCGGCGTCACGACGCCGGAGGATGCACAGTCCTTGGTCGAAGAAGGCATCGACGTGATGCCGCTGCCGATTCCTGCCGCGCTTAAAGAACCGCTGCAATGA
- a CDS encoding oxepin-CoA hydrolase, alternative type: protein MSAELLASRPPESESTLVLTLSSPGARNALHPDMYAAGVEALATADRDPAIRAVVLTGADRFFCAGGNLNRLLDNRSKDPSCQADSIDQLAAWITAIRASTKPVIAAVEGAAAGAGFSLALACDLIVAAHDAKFVMSYARVGLTPDGGGSWFLARALPRALAAEILFEGKPVAAERLHALGIVNRLAAPGAALSDALAWADSLAGVSPNALTRIKSLLDDATAQPLDAHLGAERDHFVASLHHADAFEGITAFLEKRAPRYKR from the coding sequence GCGCTGAACTGCTGGCCTCGCGTCCGCCCGAAAGCGAATCGACGCTCGTCCTCACGTTGTCCAGCCCCGGCGCACGCAACGCACTGCATCCCGACATGTACGCAGCCGGCGTCGAAGCGCTCGCCACCGCCGATCGCGATCCGGCGATCCGCGCCGTCGTGCTCACGGGCGCCGACCGTTTCTTTTGCGCGGGCGGCAACCTGAACCGGCTGCTCGACAACCGATCGAAGGACCCGTCTTGCCAGGCTGACAGCATCGATCAGCTCGCCGCATGGATTACGGCGATTCGCGCGTCGACGAAGCCGGTGATCGCAGCAGTCGAAGGCGCGGCGGCCGGCGCAGGCTTCTCGCTTGCGCTCGCATGCGATCTGATCGTCGCCGCGCACGACGCGAAATTCGTGATGTCGTACGCTCGCGTCGGCCTCACGCCGGACGGCGGCGGCTCCTGGTTCCTCGCCCGTGCGCTGCCGCGCGCGCTGGCGGCGGAAATCCTGTTCGAGGGCAAGCCCGTCGCGGCCGAACGCCTGCATGCGCTCGGTATCGTCAACCGGCTCGCCGCGCCGGGGGCCGCGTTGTCCGACGCGCTCGCGTGGGCCGACTCGCTGGCCGGCGTCTCGCCGAACGCGCTCACGCGCATCAAATCGCTGCTCGACGACGCAACCGCGCAGCCGCTCGACGCACATCTCGGCGCCGAGCGCGATCACTTCGTCGCGTCGCTGCATCACGCGGATGCGTTCGAGGGGATTACCGCATTTCTCGAGAAACGGGCACCGCGCTACAAGCGCTGA
- a CDS encoding glutathione binding-like protein, whose translation MIDVYSWATPNGHKIHIMLEETGLAYRAHPIDIGAGDQFKPEFLKISPNNKIPAIVDSDGPGGQPISLFESGAILVYLAEKTGNFLPSDPAARYATLEWLMFQMGGVGPMLGQAHHFRIYAPEKIEYAVNRYTNEAKRLYNVMDKRLGESEYLAGDTYTIADIATFPWTRSWQNQGIVLDELPNVKRWHEAIAARPAVQRGVEVLSSLRKALQDDKAREILFGATQYAKH comes from the coding sequence ATGATCGACGTCTACAGCTGGGCGACCCCGAACGGCCACAAGATCCACATCATGCTCGAGGAAACCGGCCTCGCGTATCGAGCGCATCCGATCGACATCGGTGCGGGCGACCAGTTCAAGCCAGAATTCCTGAAGATCAGCCCGAACAACAAGATTCCCGCGATCGTCGATTCCGACGGCCCGGGCGGCCAGCCGATCTCGCTGTTCGAATCGGGCGCGATCCTCGTCTACCTCGCGGAAAAAACCGGCAATTTCCTGCCGTCGGATCCGGCCGCGCGCTACGCGACGCTCGAATGGCTGATGTTCCAGATGGGCGGGGTCGGCCCGATGCTCGGACAGGCACACCATTTCCGCATCTACGCACCGGAAAAAATCGAATATGCGGTGAATCGCTACACCAACGAAGCGAAGCGCCTGTACAACGTGATGGACAAGCGCCTCGGCGAATCCGAATATCTCGCGGGCGACACGTACACGATCGCGGACATCGCGACGTTTCCGTGGACGCGTTCGTGGCAGAACCAGGGCATCGTGCTCGACGAACTGCCAAACGTGAAGCGCTGGCATGAAGCGATTGCCGCGCGCCCGGCCGTGCAGCGCGGCGTCGAAGTTCTCTCGTCGCTGCGCAAGGCGCTGCAGGACGACAAGGCACGCGAGATCCTGTTCGGCGCAACGCAATACGCGAAGCACTGA
- a CDS encoding MaoC family dehydratase: MGISYEDLEVGSTTEIGRYTFESDDIKAFAQRYDPQPFHLDEAAGKASPFGGLVASGWHTCSVFMSLLIKKLGPDSTSMGSPGIDSIRWLKPVRAGDTITMYQKIHDKRVSASKPDRGIVSTEWIGINEAGDTVITVHTKVIFGLRHPQGVGA, translated from the coding sequence GTGGGTATCAGCTACGAAGATCTGGAAGTCGGCAGCACGACCGAAATCGGTCGCTACACGTTCGAGTCGGACGACATCAAGGCGTTCGCGCAACGCTACGACCCGCAACCGTTCCACCTCGACGAGGCCGCCGGCAAAGCATCGCCGTTCGGCGGCCTCGTCGCGAGCGGCTGGCATACCTGTTCGGTGTTCATGAGCCTGCTCATCAAGAAGCTCGGCCCGGATTCGACGAGCATGGGTTCGCCCGGCATCGATTCGATTCGCTGGCTCAAGCCCGTGCGCGCCGGCGACACGATCACGATGTACCAGAAGATTCACGACAAGCGCGTGTCGGCCAGCAAGCCCGATCGCGGCATCGTGTCGACGGAGTGGATCGGCATCAACGAAGCCGGCGACACGGTGATCACCGTTCACACGAAAGTGATCTTCGGGCTGCGTCATCCGCAAGGAGTGGGCGCATGA
- a CDS encoding MaoC family dehydratase, with translation MTDTTLPLIASAPALHALVGAEPFASGWIEVDQQRVDRFADATDDRQWIHVDPERARRESPFGGPIAHGFLTLSLIPALMTDAMRFEHKMGVNYGLNRVRFLKPVAVGARVRALFAVKETADAARGGVQVTWSVSVQADRPDAPQLVCAAEFITLHYF, from the coding sequence ATGACCGACACGACATTGCCGCTCATCGCATCGGCGCCGGCGCTGCATGCTCTGGTCGGTGCGGAGCCGTTTGCCAGCGGCTGGATCGAGGTCGATCAGCAGCGGGTCGACCGTTTTGCCGATGCGACCGACGATCGCCAGTGGATTCATGTCGATCCCGAGCGTGCGCGGCGCGAGTCGCCTTTCGGCGGCCCGATCGCGCACGGGTTCCTGACACTGTCGCTGATTCCCGCGCTGATGACCGACGCGATGCGCTTCGAGCACAAGATGGGTGTGAACTACGGACTGAACCGCGTTCGGTTCCTGAAGCCGGTGGCAGTCGGTGCGCGCGTGCGTGCGCTGTTCGCAGTGAAGGAAACGGCGGACGCCGCGCGCGGTGGCGTACAGGTAACGTGGTCGGTGTCGGTGCAGGCCGATCGTCCCGATGCGCCGCAGCTTGTTTGCGCGGCGGAATTCATCACGCTGCACTACTTCTGA
- a CDS encoding acyl-CoA dehydrogenase family protein, with the protein MDLDYSPADDAFRADVRAWLEANLPQALRAKVLDHKRLDREDFASWHRLLGQRGWSAPAWPVEYGGPGWNATQRHIWDEECARIGAPTVLPFGVSMVAPVLMKYGSDAQKQHYLPRILDGTDWWCQGYSEPGSGSDLASLRTRAERHGDYYVVNGQKTWTTLGQYADMMFCLVRTDPAAKKQEGISFLLIDMKTPGITVRPIITLDEDHEVNEVFFEDVKVPVDNLVGDENRGWTYAKYLLGHERTGIARVGASKRELAFLKRVASNQRKNGKPLLADPVFAAKVAALEVELMALEVTVLRVVSRETSGQGPGPEASMLKIKGTEVQQALTELMFEAIGPLAAPFDVPFLAGEREHSIAGDDDAAPLAAYYFNYRKTSIYGGSNEIQKNIIAQMILGL; encoded by the coding sequence ATGGATCTGGATTATTCCCCCGCCGACGACGCATTCCGCGCCGACGTCCGCGCGTGGCTCGAGGCGAATCTGCCTCAAGCACTGCGCGCCAAAGTACTTGATCACAAGCGACTCGACCGCGAGGATTTCGCAAGCTGGCACCGGCTTCTCGGCCAGCGCGGCTGGTCCGCGCCTGCATGGCCGGTGGAATACGGCGGGCCGGGCTGGAACGCGACGCAGCGGCACATCTGGGACGAGGAGTGCGCACGCATCGGCGCACCGACCGTGCTGCCGTTCGGCGTGTCGATGGTCGCGCCGGTGCTGATGAAATACGGCAGCGACGCGCAGAAGCAGCACTATCTGCCACGTATCCTCGACGGCACCGACTGGTGGTGTCAGGGCTATTCGGAGCCGGGTTCCGGGTCCGATCTCGCGTCGCTGCGCACGCGCGCCGAACGTCACGGCGACTACTACGTCGTCAACGGCCAGAAGACCTGGACGACGCTCGGCCAGTATGCGGACATGATGTTCTGCCTCGTGCGCACCGATCCGGCGGCGAAGAAGCAGGAGGGCATCTCGTTCCTGCTGATCGACATGAAGACGCCAGGCATCACCGTGCGCCCGATCATCACGCTCGACGAGGATCACGAAGTCAACGAAGTCTTCTTCGAGGACGTGAAGGTGCCGGTCGACAATCTCGTCGGCGACGAGAATCGCGGCTGGACCTATGCGAAGTATCTGCTCGGCCACGAGCGTACCGGCATCGCGCGCGTGGGCGCGTCGAAGCGCGAACTCGCGTTCCTGAAGCGCGTGGCGTCGAACCAGCGCAAGAACGGCAAGCCGTTGCTCGCCGATCCGGTGTTCGCCGCGAAGGTCGCGGCGCTCGAAGTCGAGCTGATGGCGCTCGAGGTGACGGTGCTGCGCGTCGTGAGCCGCGAGACGAGCGGCCAGGGGCCGGGCCCCGAGGCGTCGATGCTGAAGATCAAGGGAACCGAGGTGCAGCAGGCGCTCACCGAGCTGATGTTCGAGGCGATCGGCCCGCTGGCCGCGCCGTTCGACGTCCCGTTCCTCGCCGGCGAGCGCGAACACAGCATCGCCGGCGACGACGATGCGGCGCCGCTTGCCGCGTACTACTTCAATTATCGGAAGACGTCGATCTACGGCGGCTCGAACGAAATTCAGAAGAACATCATCGCGCAGATGATCCTCGGGCTGTGA